A portion of the Manihot esculenta cultivar AM560-2 chromosome 2, M.esculenta_v8, whole genome shotgun sequence genome contains these proteins:
- the LOC110609191 gene encoding uncharacterized protein LOC110609191: MTSRNQSVLSEMGVQRDFRLEVLEHKEAWNLFEKKVGDLKDSNLQSIAMEIAEKCAGLPILIVTAATALKNKQLFEWKDTLESLKKFDGKGYEEIIYSALELSYNYLRNDEKSLFLLLGQLRPIVLIQDLLKYVVGLGLYNELVTVEATRNRLLKVISDLKLSCLLLEDGDHKRVKLHDVVHNFAASFASKHHQVLTAANKIELKKWPNEDFFEQCTSISLPYCKIPKLPEVFECPKPKSFLLFNQDPSLKISGNLFSKMKELKVLDLTKINLSPLPSSLQSLENLQTLCLDFCDLEDIAAIGELKQLQVLSLRESTIIRLPNEVRKLTCLRLLDLSGCQRLKVIPPNVLSTLAQLEELYLGGSLVQWEGEGHDEGSNNANLSELKLLSKLSTLEIHIIDANIMPKDIFSEKLESFRVFIGDGWDWANNEYETSRSLKLKLNRSALLERVKVLLMNTESLYLDDLKGVRSVLYELDDQGFPELKHLHVQNSLDIQYIIDWMKMNHFSAFPKLESLFLHNLNNLEKIYRGRHTVGPFSDLRKLKVENCNALRSLFSFSMFNVLKKLEEVNVNNCEIIQVIVAKEGEDDEECELTQLRSLTLENLPQFTSFCSQVKVHSTSQRARNQEIATTASNEIVCEADVEVLVELFNDKIRFPNLADMKLVGINVEMIWRPCQHKALSPSIEKLTTLIVDGCGNLNFLFTSSIVGSLAHLKVLEICDCKSMEEVILAAGEGETMSKILLPKLDSLKLKGLPKLVRFCIAKLIECPSLKVLKMENCPRLQAFVSTQVNTALFDEKVRFPNLEELHVEDMHMLKMIWCDEVLADSFGRLKVLKVLNGKQLLEIFPSNLLEKFLVNLESLTVRHCDSVKEVFDLQAIVKEREAHVVTHSQLRTLEIKNLPNLIQIWNRDPHGILSFYNLREVEACDCPNLKKLFPFSVAQDLPHLELLSIIRCGMEEIVTKEERVEALAIIPKFAFRGLKYMTLWRLHELKYFYSGKHTLECPQLKMLKVHLCAKLQTFNFESQEIHMDKQEDELKLQIPQPLFSFREVGFSGLQHLKLSEFSQLKEAWKTQLPVNFFYNLSSLEVDEVAFSSIVVPSNLLPILNDLEKLEVRNCDSVEQVFGLEWPNFDGPFGNLFKLRELKLINLPMLRLVWIEIPKGILDLRNLKLLKIYNCSSLRYIFTPTICCGLEQLQVLEVKSCAMVEEIITEESMDEIRFPQLNSIILESLPRLINFSSGSGTVRCPSLKEIAVVDCPTAFTCSFFREADAAIDKFVERKVFFPNLKDLKLSSIDVEMMWHAQHLKMSSYTENLTSLTVDGCGSLKYLLSSSSIVHLKRLEVCNCKMMEQVILREGLDEEIMLLHQLESLKLKDLPKLTRFCTTNLVECSALKEICIQ; this comes from the exons ATGACGTCCAGAAATCAATCTGTATTGTCGGAAATGGGTGTACAGAGAGATTTCAGGCTTGAAGTTTTAGAGCATAAAGAGGCATGGAATCTATTTGAGAAGAAGGTGGGAGACCTTAAAGATTCCAACTTACAATCTATAGCTATGGAAATAGCAGAGAAATGTGCAGGCTTGCCCATTTTAATTGTGACAGCAGCGACGGCATTGAAAAACAAGCAGTTGTTTGAATGGAAGGATACATTGGAAAGTCTTAAAAAATTTGATGGCAAGGGATATGAAGAGATAATTTACTCAGCCCTAGAGTTGAGTTACAACTATTTGAGAAATGATGAGAAGTCTTTGTTCCTACTTTTAGGACAACTCCGACCTATTGTGCTCATCCAAGACTTGTTGAAATATGTAGTGGGGTTGGGCTTGTATAATGAACTCGTCACAGTAGAAGCAACAAGAAATAGACTGCTTAAAGTAATCAGTGATCTAAAGCTGTCTTGTTTGTTACTTGAAGATGGTGACCATAAGCGAGTCAAATTGCATGATGTGGTTCACAACTTTGCAGCCTCATTTGCATCCAAGCATCATCAAGTGCTCACTGCAGCAAATAAAATTGAGTTGAAAAAATGGCCGAACGAGGACTTCTTTGAGCAGTGCACATCAATCTCTTTGCCATATTGCAAAATCCCTAAGCTCCCTGAAGTATTTGAATGCCCAAAACCCAAATCATTTTTGTTGTTCAATCAAGATCCCTCACTTAAAATCTCAGGGAATTTATTCAGTAAAATGAAAGAACTCAAAGTCTTGGATTTGACGAAAATAAATTTGTCACCACTGCCTTCGTCACTTCAATCTCTTGAGAACCTCCAAACCTTATGTTTGGATTTCTGTGATTTGGAAGACATAGCTGCAATTGGAGAGCTAAAACAGCTGCAAGTTCTCAGCTTGAGGGAATCTACAATTATTCGATTGCCGAATGAAGTAAGAAAATTGACTTGTTTGCGACTTTTGGATTTGAGTGGATGTCAAAGACTTAAAGTGATTCCGCCAAATGTCCTATCAACACTAGCCCAATTGGAGGAATTATACTTGGGGGGAAGCCTTGTGCAATGGGAGGGTGAAGGGCATGATGAAGGAAGCAACAACGCTAACTTGTCTGAATTGAAGCTTTTGTCAAAATTGTCCACTCTAGAGATACATATCATAGATGCAAATATCATGCCTAAAgatatattttctgaaaaattggAAAGTTTTAGAGTATTCATTGGAGATGGGTGGGATTGGGCTAATAATGAGTATGAGACCTCAAGATCATTGAAACTCAAGCTGAATAGAAGCGCCTTGTTGGAGAGAGTAAAAGTGTTGCTGATGAACACCGAAAGTCTATATTTGGACGACTTGAAAGGCGTGAGAAGTGTTCTCTATGAATTAGATGATCAAGGCTTTCCAGAGTTAAAGCATCTTCATGTTCAAAATAGCCTTGATATTCAATATATCATAGACTGGATGAAAATGAACCATTTCTCTGCTTTTCCCAAGTTGGAGTCATTATTTCTTCACAATCTGAATAATTTGGAGAAGATTTATCGAGGACGTCATACAGTGGGACCTTTTAGCGATTTGAGAAAATTAAAGGTAGAAAATTGTAATGCATTGAGGAGTCTCTTCTCATTTTCTATGTTTAATGTCCTTAAGAAGCTAGAAGAAGTGAATGTGAATAATTGCGAAATTATACAAGTGATAGTAGCTAAGGAAGGTGAAGATGATGAAGAATGTGAGTTGACGCAACTACGATCCTTAACGTTGGAAAATCTACCCCAATTTACAAGCTTTTGTTCCCAAGTGAAGGTGCATTCTACATCCCAAAGAGCACGAAATCAAGAAATAGCTACTACGGCCTCCAATGAAATTGTATGTGAAGCTGATGTGGAAGTTCTGGTGGAACTTTTCAACGACAAG ATTCGATTTCCTAATTTGGCAGACATGAAGTTGGTTGGAATTAACGTGGAAATGATATGGCGGCCTTGTCAACATAAAGCATTGTCTCCGAGTATTGAAAAATTAACAACATTGATTGTAGATGGGTGTGGGAATTTGAACTTTCTATTCACATCTTCTATTGTTGGAAGTCTTGCACATCTTAAAGTGCTTGAGATATGTGACTGCAAATCTATGGAAGAAGTAATACTTGCAGCAGGAGAAGGAGAAACGATGAGCAAAATATTATTACCTAAATTAGACTCTTTAAAGCTCAAAGGTCTTCCCAAGCTTGTAAGGTTCTGCATAGCTAAGTTAATTGAATGTCCCTCCTTGAAAGTGTTGAAGATGGAGAATTGTCCTCGTTTGCAAGCATTTGTCTCCACACAAGTGAACACAGCTCTCTTCGATGAAAAG GTTCGGTTTCCTAATTTGGAGGAATTGCATGTTGAGGACATGCATATGTTGAAGATGATATGGTGTGATGAAGTCCTAGCAGATTCCTTTGGTAGATTAAAAGTGTTAAAGGTGCTAAATGGAAAACAGCTACTGGAAATCTTTCCGTCTAATTTGCTGGAAAAGTTCTTGGTGAATCTAGAATCATTAACTGTACGACATTGTGATTCAGTGAAAGAGGTGTTTGATCTCCAAGCAAtagtaaaagaaagagaagcacATGTTGTAACGCACAGTCAATTGAGAACTTTGGAGATTAAGAATCTTCcgaatttaattcaaatatggAATAGGGATCCTCATGGCATTCTCTCCTTTTATAACCTACGTGAAGTGGAAGCTTGCGATTGTCCAAATTTGAAAAAACTCTTCCCATTTTCAGTAGCTCAAGATCTACCGCATCTTGAATTGCTAAGCATAATTCGTTGTGGAATGGAGGAAATCGTTACTAAGGAGGAAAGAGTAGAGGCACTTGCTATTATTCCCAAGTTTGCATTTCGTGGGCTAAAGTACATGACCCTTTGGAGATTACATGAATTGAAGTATTTTTACTCAGGAAAGCACACTCTAGAATGTCCACAACTAAAAATGTTAAAGGTGCATCTCTGCGCAAAACTGCAAACTTTCAATTTTGAATCTCAAGAAATACACATGGATAAGCAAGAGGACGAACTGAAACTTCAAATTCCACAACCACTTTTCTCATTTAGAGAG GTTGGATTCAGTGGCCTACAACATTTGAAACTCTCTGAATTTTCTCAACTAAAAGAGGCATGGAAAACCCAACTTCCAGTCAATTTCTTTTACAATTTAAGTTCCTTGGAAGTAGACGAGGTTGCATTTTCCTCCATTGTTGTTCCATCCAATCTACTGCCAATTCTAAATGATTTGGAAAAGCTTGAGGTCAGAAATTGTGATTCAGTGGAACAGGTATTTGGCCTAGAATGGCCAAACTTTGATGGACCATTTGGGAATTTGTTCAAGTTGAGAGAGCTAAAATTGATAAATCTTCCAATGTTGAGGCTTGTGTGGATTGAGATTCCCAAAGGAATTTTAGATCTCAGAAACCTTAAACTGCTCAAAATCTACAATTGTAGCAGTTTGAGATATATATTTACTCCTACCATCTGCTGTGGCCTTGAGCAACTCCAAGTGCTTGAAGTGAAAAGTTGTGCTATGGTCGAAGAAATCATCACAGAAGAATCTATGGATGAGATTAGATTTCCTCAACTAAACTCCATTATTCTTGAATCCTTGCCCAGATTAATCAATTTCAGTTCCGGCAGCGGTACTGTGCGTTGTCCATCTCTGAAAGAGATTGCTGTAGTTGATTGCCCAACCGCATTCACTTGTTCATTCTTTAGGGAAGCAGATGCAGCAATTGATAAATTTGTTGAGCGAAAG GTATTTTTTCCTAATCTGAAGGACCTGAAACTGTCATCAATTGATGTTGAGATGATGTGGCATGCTCAACACTTGAAGATGTCCTCTTATACTGAGAATTTAACAAGCTTGACTGTGGATGGATGTGGGAGTCTAAAATATCTATTATCATCATCAAGTATTGTGCATCTGAAGAGACTTGAGGTATGCAATTGTAAGATGATGGAGCAAGTGATACTCAGGGAGGGATTGGATGAAGAAATCATGTTACTCCATCAACTAGAGTCCCTGAAGCTCAAAGATCTGCCAAAACTCACCCGATTCTGCACAACTAATTTAGTTGAATGCTCTGCCTTAAAAGAGATTTGCATACAATGA